In Mucilaginibacter sp. KACC 22063, the genomic stretch ATAAGATAAAGAGATGAAGCTTTCGCAACTTAAAGTAGGTAACAAAGGAATTGTAAAAGAATTTACAGACCTTGAAATGTCTGTTAAGTTGATGGAAATGGGCTGCCTGCCCGGTGAAGAAGTAAGAGTAGAAAGGATAGCACCCCTTGGCGATCCTATTGCTATAAATGTAGCCGGCTACCAGCTAAGTTTACGCAAACGCGAAGCTTCGACCATTATACTACTGTAGGTTTAGAAGTTGAAAGCTGATATAAGAGTTGCACTTGTTGGAAATCCTAATACCGGTAAATCAACCCTGTTTAAT encodes the following:
- a CDS encoding FeoA family protein, with the protein product MKLSQLKVGNKGIVKEFTDLEMSVKLMEMGCLPGEEVRVERIAPLGDPIAINVAGYQLSLRKREASTIILL